From one Catellatospora sp. IY07-71 genomic stretch:
- a CDS encoding restriction endonuclease subunit S translates to MTLQLAPWLASSRWPTVPIRFVARLGTGHTPSRQRPEYWQDCDVPWMTLADVGQLRDGTTDVVHTTAEKISDLGLANSSAVKHPAGTVMLSRTASVGFSAIMGVDMATSQDFATWTCSEKLVPRYLLHALRAMAPEFRRIAAGSTHKTIYMPDIEQLRIPLPPLDEQRRIADYLDSETNRLDQLSILRHKQLTALSENLLRVVSSISENAQDAPMVRLGYIARLQSGITVDSSRDLSGDVVTRPYLRVANVQDGSVALDSVTEVTVPRRMAAASTLRPGDVLMTEGGDLDKLGRGTVWRGELPDCLHQNHVFAVRPDPRKLDADYLALATRSMHARIYFESTGVKTTNLASTSSSKIRDFRVPLIGLVEQRATVRRINANIEAIETIRRSINSQISLIGERRQALITAAVTGQIDVSTGRGSLSGNRGSARVGH, encoded by the coding sequence GTGACCCTTCAACTTGCACCTTGGCTAGCCTCGTCCCGTTGGCCGACCGTGCCGATTCGATTCGTTGCGAGGCTCGGCACTGGGCACACGCCAAGTCGGCAGCGCCCCGAGTATTGGCAGGACTGTGACGTGCCATGGATGACGCTTGCGGACGTTGGGCAGCTCCGTGATGGCACGACCGACGTCGTGCACACGACAGCAGAAAAGATCAGCGACCTGGGGCTGGCGAACTCCTCGGCTGTCAAGCATCCTGCGGGAACGGTCATGCTGTCGCGCACGGCGTCTGTAGGGTTTTCGGCAATCATGGGCGTAGACATGGCCACGAGTCAGGATTTCGCCACCTGGACCTGTAGTGAAAAACTTGTGCCGCGGTATCTGCTTCACGCGCTACGGGCAATGGCACCGGAGTTTCGACGGATTGCCGCCGGCTCAACCCACAAGACGATTTATATGCCGGACATCGAGCAGTTGCGAATTCCATTGCCGCCCCTAGACGAGCAACGGCGCATCGCCGACTACCTCGATTCGGAGACGAATCGCCTGGACCAACTAAGCATTTTACGCCACAAGCAGCTAACGGCCTTGTCCGAGAATCTATTGCGCGTTGTCTCTTCGATATCCGAGAACGCCCAGGACGCACCCATGGTGCGTCTCGGATACATCGCAAGGCTGCAGTCTGGCATCACAGTCGATTCCAGTCGAGATTTGTCAGGCGATGTTGTGACTCGTCCGTATCTGCGAGTCGCCAACGTCCAGGATGGATCTGTGGCGCTCGACTCAGTCACTGAGGTGACAGTGCCCAGGCGGATGGCGGCAGCCAGCACGCTTCGTCCTGGCGATGTTCTTATGACGGAAGGAGGAGACCTCGACAAGCTGGGACGGGGTACCGTCTGGCGTGGCGAATTGCCGGACTGCCTTCACCAGAATCACGTCTTTGCGGTCCGCCCGGATCCCAGAAAGCTTGACGCAGACTATCTCGCTTTGGCGACTAGATCGATGCATGCGCGTATTTATTTCGAGAGCACAGGAGTTAAGACGACAAACTTGGCCTCTACGAGCAGTAGCAAGATCCGCGACTTTAGAGTTCCATTAATTGGCCTTGTGGAGCAGCGAGCGACTGTTAGGCGGATCAACGCAAACATCGAGGCAATCGAGACTATTCGACGGTCGATCAACAGTCAAATATCGTTGATCGGCGAACGAAGGCAGGCACTGATCACCGCAGCCGTGACCGGGCAAATCGATGTATCGACAGGGCGTGGTTCGCTCTCCGGTAACCGCGGATCTGCACGGGTAGGCCACTAG
- a CDS encoding AIPR family protein — MAEALKRDFADLIDITDFTHPDPGERRRKFLTRALGALVVRDYIGCDAPTAAGFVVDGGQDFGIDALAISEAAPRLWLIQTKWSDKGEAKLGELEVMTMVDGLRKIDQFDFARFNPRFQQHAERVKTVLSDRRARITLVLALMRKDELHENVTQRLEDVRREFNAYGEHLDVKVLYGRDLWEMMRRSSQPEPINLALIMDRWFQLETPMRAIVGVVSAAEVADWHVAHGDRLFGKNIRESLGLTHVNAGLVRTLTEDPHDFWYYNNGITVLCDDLDVKLRSKGLPSGPVDLKITGASVVNGAQTVAAVARAVSQEETAGYAFVNVRIIETSDTTVGSQITKATNTQNHVERRDFVALDPIQAQIKDEFAAALGLTYSIRRSELEPPAESGCSVRVAAVALACAHPSAELAVRARVAEDLLWEDGPKGAYRLLFGSKPSAIQIWRSVQLLRSVLESLHAGQASREGRAAAVAEHGNLLVAHLAFQRIGRDGVDDPDFDWSDVLGQVPGLVDVALQWLIHAVDEIIGVNKLIGATFSNPERVRSLVQFALRKLDEGVSAPELPDSYRVLPKQRTRRASSVQILVDARKIKDGTTLKFGADTAPERAALADWLSADPRRETATWVNDRTKPLLWAVDGKRYSPSGLVMRMWALAEWAEASVAVQGTKRWAVPGEGTLVEMAEAVLRAGELSLVGEELL; from the coding sequence ATGGCCGAGGCGCTCAAACGCGATTTCGCTGACCTCATCGACATCACCGACTTCACGCATCCGGATCCCGGCGAGAGGCGCCGCAAGTTCCTGACGCGAGCGCTGGGCGCGCTTGTCGTGCGCGACTACATCGGTTGTGACGCCCCGACCGCGGCTGGCTTCGTCGTCGACGGGGGCCAAGACTTCGGGATTGACGCGCTGGCGATCTCCGAGGCGGCACCCAGGTTGTGGTTAATTCAGACCAAATGGAGTGACAAGGGTGAAGCCAAACTTGGCGAACTCGAAGTCATGACAATGGTCGACGGGCTACGAAAGATCGACCAATTCGACTTCGCCCGGTTCAACCCTCGGTTCCAGCAGCACGCGGAGCGTGTGAAGACGGTGCTGAGTGACCGGCGTGCTCGCATCACGCTGGTGCTGGCACTCATGCGGAAAGACGAACTTCACGAGAACGTGACCCAGCGACTGGAGGACGTACGGCGTGAGTTCAACGCGTATGGCGAGCACCTCGACGTGAAGGTCCTCTACGGCCGAGACCTCTGGGAGATGATGCGCCGATCAAGTCAGCCGGAACCGATAAACCTTGCCCTGATCATGGATCGTTGGTTCCAATTGGAGACGCCGATGCGGGCCATCGTCGGGGTCGTCTCCGCAGCGGAAGTCGCCGACTGGCACGTCGCCCACGGCGACCGGCTGTTTGGCAAGAACATTCGTGAGTCGCTCGGGCTCACGCATGTCAACGCAGGTCTCGTTCGGACGCTCACGGAAGACCCCCACGACTTCTGGTACTACAACAACGGCATCACGGTGCTGTGCGATGACCTGGATGTGAAGCTCCGGTCAAAGGGGCTGCCTAGTGGGCCGGTCGACCTGAAGATTACAGGTGCCAGCGTGGTGAACGGGGCCCAGACCGTCGCGGCCGTCGCACGGGCAGTGAGCCAGGAGGAGACCGCAGGCTACGCATTCGTCAATGTCCGAATAATCGAGACGTCGGACACTACCGTCGGTTCACAGATCACCAAGGCCACGAACACGCAAAACCACGTCGAGCGCCGGGACTTCGTCGCCCTCGATCCGATCCAGGCCCAAATCAAGGATGAGTTCGCCGCAGCCCTAGGGCTTACGTATTCGATCCGGCGTAGCGAGCTCGAACCGCCGGCGGAATCCGGGTGCTCCGTTCGGGTAGCCGCGGTGGCGCTCGCCTGCGCCCATCCTAGCGCCGAGCTTGCCGTGCGGGCACGCGTCGCCGAGGACCTGTTGTGGGAGGACGGGCCCAAGGGTGCCTACCGGCTGCTCTTCGGCTCGAAGCCAAGCGCGATCCAGATCTGGCGTTCGGTACAGCTCCTGCGGTCTGTACTCGAATCCCTCCATGCGGGCCAGGCATCCAGGGAGGGCCGAGCCGCGGCGGTAGCCGAGCATGGCAACCTGCTCGTCGCGCACCTGGCGTTCCAGCGGATCGGCCGTGACGGTGTCGACGACCCCGACTTCGACTGGAGCGATGTCCTCGGTCAGGTGCCAGGGCTGGTCGACGTGGCATTGCAATGGCTCATCCATGCGGTGGACGAGATCATCGGCGTGAACAAGCTGATCGGTGCTACGTTCTCGAATCCTGAACGGGTCAGATCACTGGTTCAGTTCGCCTTGCGGAAGCTGGATGAAGGAGTTTCAGCGCCGGAGTTGCCGGATTCATACCGCGTCCTGCCCAAGCAGCGCACGCGCCGAGCCAGCAGTGTTCAGATCCTTGTAGACGCTCGCAAGATTAAGGACGGCACCACACTCAAATTCGGAGCCGACACCGCTCCGGAGCGGGCCGCACTGGCCGATTGGTTGTCGGCTGACCCGCGTCGGGAGACGGCCACGTGGGTGAACGACCGGACGAAGCCGCTGCTCTGGGCAGTGGACGGGAAACGTTACAGCCCCAGCGGGCTGGTCATGCGAATGTGGGCCTTGGCGGAGTGGGCTGAGGCTTCGGTCGCAGTTCAGGGCACCAAACGCTGGGCCGTGCCCGGCGAAGGAACTCTGGTGGAGATGGCAGAAGCGGTGCTGCGTGCGGGCGAGCTGTCTTTGGTCGGGGAGGAGTTGCTGTGA